One window of Methanobacterium alkalithermotolerans genomic DNA carries:
- the cdhB gene encoding CO dehydrogenase/acetyl-CoA synthase complex subunit epsilon, which produces MYERIIPWQPTVIAGPKQALLVTPKTAKMMIKRAKRPLFVVGPIIKEDPLLKLTIDIAKNWNIPIVTTGDAYKTLRDRDLDSNPYGIVEITNLLKDPEWKGVNGEGQHDLVMFIGCIYYIASQGLSTLKHFAPHLKTLTICKFFHSNADASFPNMKDEEWLKYLEKMKTA; this is translated from the coding sequence ATGTATGAGAGAATTATCCCCTGGCAACCAACTGTAATTGCTGGACCTAAACAAGCTCTTTTGGTAACTCCTAAAACAGCAAAAATGATGATTAAAAGAGCAAAAAGGCCTCTTTTTGTGGTGGGACCAATAATAAAAGAAGACCCTCTTCTAAAGTTAACTATAGACATTGCAAAAAACTGGAATATACCCATTGTAACTACGGGAGATGCTTATAAAACCCTAAGGGATAGGGACCTGGATTCCAATCCCTATGGAATTGTAGAGATTACTAATTTATTAAAAGATCCTGAATGGAAGGGTGTAAATGGTGAAGGCCAGCATGATCTGGTAATGTTTATAGGGTGCATTTATTACATTGCTTCCCAGGGACTATCCACTTTGAAGCACTTTGCACCACATCTTAAAACTTTAACCATTTGTAAATTTTTCCATTCTAATGCAGATGCATCTTTTCCTAATATGAAGGATGAAGAATGGTTAAAATATCTTGAAAAAATGAAAACTGCTTGA